Proteins found in one Triticum urartu cultivar G1812 chromosome 4, Tu2.1, whole genome shotgun sequence genomic segment:
- the LOC125554959 gene encoding uncharacterized protein LOC125554959 produces MKRKNKDQRRADGITDRGSDSLETMRPNKKQRLGGSSGSNEEREPSPYLVVGHGSVSPAFSVFKVEPYTDGGGGDTPVSIPRRLARLKCKHNMCFVPLTLKDRRWIVGVGGSSTKNYYGPGTIVFDTEKQLVIRGPEPKSIKSLPILLPIDQKIYSLSRSPSVKGPLDYLPWFEVLDLSQAQAVDGRLTNCKWRSLQRPPFFPWELTPRQYCCPPRVAVESYVAVGSHILVSVTGRVGTYAFDTKGSKKWVTVDDQNDLPFSDGAIPHGRGLFLGLSSTTKAITGYKIIMGTSSLSVVEIPVVSDLEDEEPVARSHNFVSLGIDSGFCLVTCWSVDETPYPPHRRAHIRVRTYKTDDFVESEGKCLVVSKQWMQVYKICDLIRTLDEPCLVGVVYI; encoded by the coding sequence ATGAAGCGCAAAAACAAGGACCAGAGGAGGGCCGATGGAATCACCGATAGAGGTAGTGATTCGCTGGAGACCATGCGCCCGAACAAGAAGCAGAGGCTCGGCGGTAGCAGCGGTAGCAATGAGGAGCGTGAGCCCTCGCCCTACCTGGTGGTAGGCCATGGGAGTGTGAGCCCTGCCTTCTCCGTGTTCAAGGTGGAACCCTAcaccgacggcggcggcggcgacaccCCGGTGAGCatcccgcgccgcctcgcccgcctCAAATGCAAACACAACATGTGTTTCGTCCCTTTGACATTGAAGGACCGCCGGTGGATCGTCGGCGTCGGCGGCAGCTCAACCAAGAACTACTACGGCCCGGGGACCATCGTTTTCGACACCGAGAAGCAGTTGGTGATCCGGGGCCCGGAACCTAAGTCGATCAAGAGCCTCCCGATCCTGCTACCCATCGACCAGAAGATCTACTCTCTTTCCCGAAGCCCCTCAGTGAAGGGACCGCTCGATTACTTGCCCTGGTTCGAGGTCCTCGACCTCTCCCAGGCACAGGCAGTCGACGGCCGTCTAACCAACTGCAAGTGGAGGTCCCTGCAGCGGCCGCCCTTCTTTCCCTGGGAGCTCACCCCACGGCAGTACTGTTGTCCACCGAGGGTTGCCGTCGAGTCATACGTCGCCGTGGGCTCCCACATATTGGTTTCTGTGACCGGACGGGTGGGCACGTACGCTTTTGACACCAAGGGCTCGAAGAAGTGGGTGACGGTGGATGACCAGAACGACCTGCCGTTCAGCGATGGTGCCATCCCGCATGGCCGTGGGCTCTTCCTTGGCTTATCAAGCACCACAAAAGCCATCACTGGATACAAGATTATAATGGGCACTAGTTCACTCTCTGTTGTTGAGATTCCTGTGGTGTCCGACTTGGAAGATGAAGAGCCGGTCGCTCGCTCACACAATTTCGTGTCCCTGGGGATTGATAGTGGCTTCTGCTTGGTGACCTGTTGGAGCGTTGACGAAACGCCGTATCCCCCGCATCGCCGGGCGCACATCAGGGTGAGGACGTACAAAACAGATGATTTTGTGGAGTCGGAGGGGAAATGCTTGGTCGTCTCCAAGCAGTGGATGCAGGTTTACAAGATCTGCGATTTGATCCGGACACTAGATGAGCCATGTCTGGTTGGTGTGGTCTACATATGA
- the LOC125554365 gene encoding uncharacterized protein LOC125554365 yields the protein MEANDNDFSDSPRSQQLDGEDRLSMLTDDILLSILGRVSSLIATRTSVLSTRWRHLPWLLPELSINVEDFLSAPRADPIEENDMEQAMASLTKATRSLLNKQQRESTISSLHLNLYSINTFLCEVGPLIGDAIDSGLLKDLDLSVLDETDALARTEEDMLQRAQEIDSFFSAYPSVLHCLTKLFLKNVGFDKLDMHHVLFDCCKQLQHLSLFHCDTGSYSLFKIDAPDSKLCVLEIEKCRFVRIDLVCLPKLEKFLCETWVSEYAPVTFGFVPSLGDLELSCGSNCDQREFKLSEPLYGVTSIHTLTLDFQGENLWLQPEMEELHTAFSKLRKLSVRGIFVEFDISWTIAFLVAAPSVEILHIEVWEHVCDVGEGRLASYLTRSTPWWERHLDNSSENKLLKELEFAGFKSLEHQFTFIRSMMERCPNLQKIVLMGDEQCSSCDALMSSRPSKFPNRKEEQEMVVKRIRDGMFSPEIFFYE from the exons ATGGAGGCGAATGATAACGATTTTAGCGACAGTCCCCGCAGCCAA CAACTGGACGGCGAAGATAGGCTCAGCATGCTGACCGATGATATTTTACTGTCCATCTTGGGGAGAGTCAGTTCACTTATTGCTACAAGGACAAGTGTGCTCTCTACACGGTGGAGGCATCTGCCTTGGTTGCTGCCTGAACTCAGCATCAATGTCGAGGATTTCCTATCCGCTCCGCGCGCTGACCCTATTGAGGAAAATGATATGGAGCAAGCTATGGCCTCTTTGACCAAAGCAACTAGGAGTTTGTTGAATAAACAACAGAGAGAATCCACTATCTCAAGTTTGCACCTTAACCTCTATTCGATCAACACTTTCCTGTGTGAAGTTGGCCCACTGATAGGTGATGCAATCGACAGTGGTTTGTTGAAAGATTTGGATCTCAGTGTTCTTGATGAGACAGATGCTTTGGCCCGTACTGAGGAGGATATGCTGCAGCGAGCTCAAGAAATAGATTCTTTTTTCAGTGCTTACCCTAGTGTGCTCCACTGCCTCACAAAGCTTTTCCTAAAAAATGTAGGCTTTGATAAATTGGACATGCACCATGTCCTGTTTGACTGCTGCAAGCAACTTCAGCATCTAAGCCTTTTCCATTGTGATACTGGTTCCTACTCTCTCTTTAAGATTGATGCACCAGACTCAAAACTTTGTGTCCTAGAAATTGAGAAGTGTCGCTTTGTGAGGATTGACCTGGTCTGCCTCCCGAAATTGGAGAAGTTCTTATGTGAGACCTGGGTATCTGAGTATGCCCCAGTGACCTTTGGTTTTGTCCCATCTCTTGGGGACTTAGAACTCTCATGTGGTTCAAATTGTGATCAACGCGAATTTAAATTAAGTGAGCCTCTATATGGAGTAACAAGTATACACACTCTCACATTGGATTTCCAAGGAGAAAAT CTTTGGTTGCAACCTGAAATGGAGGAACTCCACACCGCATTCAGCAAGCTAAGGAAGCTATCCGTACGTGGTATATTTGTTGAATTTGACATTTCATGGACAATAGCCTTTCTTGTAGCAGCACCATCTGTCGAAATATTGCACATTGAG GTATGGGAACATGTGTGCGATGTGGGTGAGGGCAGGCTCGCTTCCTACCTTACCAGAAGTACTCCTTGGTGGGAAAGACACTTGGACAACAGCTCCGAGAACAAGCTTCTGAAAGAGCTAGAATTCGCTGGATTTAAATCACTAGAACACCAGTTTACGTTTATAAGATCAATGATGGAGCGATGTCCCAACTTGCAGAAGATAGTTCTGATGGGAGACGAGCAGTGTAGTTCCTGTGACGCCCTTATGTCGTCGCGTCCTTCGAAATTTCCAAATAGGAAAGAGGAGCAAGAAATGGTGGTTAAGCGGATTAGAGATGGCATGTTCTCGCCAGAGATATTTTTTTACGAATAA